One Fuerstiella marisgermanici DNA window includes the following coding sequences:
- a CDS encoding efflux RND transporter periplasmic adaptor subunit yields the protein MPAALHAQDAGVVVARVVNREVNTGHRVVGSVMPIQSSTVGTAVDGRVLEFLVNTGDAVKARQPLAKLRTGTLEIELAASQAELKLRKEELRQLKNGARPEDISEARARMLAAKANHKNSLTHLNRLKQLFERQATNQTDLDDAAERSEAASQNLLALQAAFGRIEAGPREEEIAQATARVELQQANVELIEDRIKKYIIYAPFDGYVTAEHTEVGEWVSNADPIADVIALDHVEIVCNVPAEQAVRLQQNKDVRIEFPELPGDVFTGQISQIVPIADSRTRTFPVNIRLKNTTRDGRPVLMAGMLARAILPTGNRTVMPLVPKDALVLNGSRRYVFVATPDGNAERAASVRSVPVTLGIADEGLIQVSGELKAGDLVVVRGNERLKDGQQVVLNLAETTSVSVGD from the coding sequence ATGCCGGCAGCGTTGCACGCTCAGGATGCGGGAGTCGTTGTGGCTCGAGTGGTGAATCGGGAAGTGAACACGGGGCACCGCGTTGTTGGTTCGGTGATGCCGATTCAATCCAGCACCGTGGGTACAGCGGTCGACGGGCGTGTGCTGGAGTTCCTGGTCAACACCGGTGATGCCGTCAAAGCGAGACAGCCGCTGGCGAAACTGCGAACCGGCACGCTGGAAATCGAACTTGCGGCCAGTCAGGCGGAACTGAAACTACGCAAGGAAGAACTTCGCCAACTCAAAAACGGCGCGCGGCCGGAAGATATCTCTGAAGCGCGGGCTCGCATGCTGGCGGCGAAGGCCAATCACAAGAATTCGTTGACGCACCTGAATCGCCTGAAACAACTTTTTGAGCGGCAAGCCACCAACCAAACGGATTTGGATGATGCTGCAGAACGCAGTGAAGCCGCCAGTCAGAATCTACTCGCTCTGCAGGCGGCCTTTGGCCGAATCGAAGCGGGGCCTCGCGAAGAAGAGATTGCTCAGGCGACCGCGCGAGTCGAATTGCAGCAGGCGAATGTTGAATTAATCGAAGACCGAATTAAGAAGTACATCATCTACGCGCCGTTCGACGGCTACGTCACCGCCGAACATACTGAGGTCGGTGAATGGGTGAGCAACGCGGACCCGATCGCGGACGTGATCGCTTTGGATCATGTGGAAATCGTCTGCAATGTTCCGGCCGAACAAGCCGTCCGACTGCAGCAAAACAAAGACGTCCGTATTGAATTTCCGGAACTTCCCGGTGACGTGTTTACGGGACAGATCAGTCAGATTGTTCCCATCGCCGATTCGCGGACACGCACGTTTCCGGTCAACATTCGGCTGAAGAATACCACTCGCGACGGCCGCCCCGTGCTGATGGCGGGCATGCTGGCACGAGCCATATTGCCAACCGGCAACCGCACCGTCATGCCGCTGGTTCCCAAAGATGCGTTGGTTCTAAATGGAAGTCGTCGATATGTGTTTGTCGCGACGCCCGATGGAAATGCCGAACGAGCGGCAAGTGTGCGTTCTGTGCCTGTGACGTTGGGGATTGCCGATGAGGGACTGATTCAGGTCAGCGGTGAACTCAAGGCGGGCGACCTGGTTGTGGTGCGCGGCAATGAGCGATTGAAAGATGGTCAGCAGGTTGTGCTGAATCTTGCTGAAACAACATCAGTTTCCGTGGGGGACTGA
- a CDS encoding efflux RND transporter permease subunit, with protein sequence MQLIESFIRNPVKVSVGVLLVVMFGAICLVRMPRQLAPSVQNPVLTIETSWPGGSPQEIEREIVQEQEEQLQGVEGVTKMSSECLDSSGRITLEFVVGTNIEDAMLRVNTRLQQVREYPIDALEPVISASDVADRPIARFVLTAKPPDVEQIHEFQQKYPDLAEALAPASRAMNSGLRVFRLQEAWRELGDEHPELKQLLPPELDLQEVRKFAEDYIETQLERVSGVSDAYTYGGQQEELQVIVDPDRLAARQLTVIDVRNALQNQNKDTSGGDFWEGKRRWVIRTLGQFRSPEQVKQQVLTVRDGAPIYVGDVADVQIGFKKMDSVSRRYGVSSNGMAVRRASGANVLSVMVGIRAATKQLNEGILKQRGLELYQYYDETEYIHAAIGLVQQNIFLGGALTMIVLLLFLHLGRRTLMIVPLIAASAIAAAYVSSTYVLVTLALVIVGGFWFGRGALVVGLAIPVSVIGTFLLLGLMGRSLNVISLAGLAFAVGMLVDNAVVVLENIFRRFEEGEDAFTASVNGTKEVWGAVVASTLTTIAVFVPVLFVEEMAGQLFRDIALAISCAVGLSLVVSFTVVPTAASRLFKRSKSKDPNAANVDDTKIDNADPKSQGLLPRFLQWCGSLVIRVVISSNRWIQRGTVRSLAVVLVMVGASVGLSYLFWPKVEYLPSGNRNFVFCSVSPPPGYNMDQLLAMGTKIEDDLKPYWNADPGSPAAEELEYPIISYYFYVVRGRQVFMGFEAQDETRVHELIPLIKEVASQFPGTIAVAKRSSLFERGLTGGRTVDIEITGPDLEHLVTIGGQVLSDVKELLPDAQAMPQPSLDLSGPEIHIEPRLMQSSEMGIHASDLGYTVDALVDGAYAGDYFSGGEKIDLTIVGQQSFAERTQNLNDLPISTDLGQLVPLSAVAEIRLSSGPEQINRRERQRAITIQVTPPVTMPLEDAMAKINDSIVTPLHRGEMLEGGYMVTLSGTADKLREAWGALKWNLILALAITYLLMAALFESWLYPFVIIFSVPLGAVGGILGLTVLNLFVFQALDVLTMLGFVILIGTVVNNAILIVHQSLNHMREEGMDARDAIPLSIQTRIRPIFITTLTTVLGLLPLVAFPGAGSELYRGLGSVVLGGLLMSTLFTLFLVPTVFVLTLDAKHGLVSILGLNADDTPALPVPSVAK encoded by the coding sequence ATGCAACTGATTGAATCGTTCATTCGCAACCCCGTCAAAGTTTCCGTCGGCGTGCTGCTGGTGGTGATGTTCGGTGCCATTTGTCTGGTTCGGATGCCGCGGCAGCTGGCTCCGTCGGTGCAGAATCCGGTGCTGACTATCGAAACCAGTTGGCCGGGTGGAAGTCCGCAGGAAATCGAACGCGAGATCGTGCAGGAGCAGGAAGAGCAACTGCAAGGCGTCGAAGGTGTGACCAAGATGTCATCCGAATGTCTGGATTCATCCGGCCGGATTACGTTGGAATTTGTCGTCGGTACAAACATCGAAGACGCGATGCTGCGAGTTAACACGCGACTGCAACAGGTGCGGGAATACCCAATCGACGCGTTGGAACCCGTCATCAGTGCGTCGGATGTCGCGGACCGACCGATCGCCCGCTTTGTGTTGACGGCGAAACCGCCAGACGTTGAACAGATTCATGAGTTTCAGCAGAAGTATCCGGATTTGGCTGAGGCTCTTGCCCCCGCCAGTCGCGCCATGAACAGCGGCCTGCGCGTCTTCCGGCTGCAGGAAGCGTGGCGCGAGTTGGGTGACGAACATCCGGAATTGAAGCAGCTTCTGCCACCGGAGCTCGACCTTCAGGAAGTTCGCAAGTTTGCGGAAGACTACATCGAAACTCAACTGGAACGAGTGTCCGGTGTTTCTGATGCGTACACCTACGGCGGTCAGCAGGAAGAACTCCAGGTCATCGTCGATCCGGATCGCCTGGCCGCTCGTCAGTTAACCGTGATCGACGTTCGCAACGCGCTGCAGAACCAAAACAAAGACACTTCAGGCGGTGACTTCTGGGAAGGCAAACGCCGATGGGTGATTCGCACGCTCGGGCAGTTTCGCAGTCCGGAACAAGTGAAGCAACAGGTGCTGACCGTGCGCGATGGTGCTCCAATTTACGTCGGCGATGTGGCCGACGTGCAAATCGGTTTCAAGAAGATGGACAGCGTGTCGCGGCGTTACGGTGTGTCCAGCAACGGAATGGCCGTGCGTCGAGCGTCCGGAGCCAATGTGTTGTCCGTCATGGTTGGCATTCGCGCAGCGACGAAACAGCTGAACGAAGGCATTCTGAAACAGCGAGGATTGGAACTGTATCAGTATTACGATGAGACCGAATACATTCATGCGGCGATTGGACTGGTCCAGCAAAACATCTTCCTCGGCGGCGCACTGACGATGATCGTGCTGCTGTTGTTTCTGCATCTGGGACGTCGGACGTTGATGATCGTTCCTTTGATTGCAGCGTCAGCGATCGCGGCTGCCTATGTGTCGTCCACGTATGTTCTGGTGACATTGGCGCTGGTGATCGTGGGCGGGTTTTGGTTTGGTCGAGGTGCACTCGTCGTTGGTCTCGCGATTCCGGTCAGCGTGATTGGGACGTTTCTGTTGCTGGGGTTGATGGGCCGATCGTTGAACGTCATCAGCCTTGCCGGGCTGGCATTCGCCGTGGGCATGCTGGTCGACAATGCCGTTGTTGTGCTGGAAAATATTTTCCGCCGCTTCGAAGAAGGAGAAGATGCGTTTACCGCGTCGGTGAATGGCACAAAAGAAGTTTGGGGCGCTGTTGTGGCGTCGACGCTGACGACGATTGCGGTGTTCGTGCCCGTGTTGTTTGTGGAAGAGATGGCCGGGCAATTGTTCCGCGACATCGCTCTGGCCATCAGTTGCGCGGTCGGATTATCACTGGTGGTTTCGTTCACCGTGGTTCCAACGGCAGCGTCGCGGTTGTTCAAGCGTTCGAAGTCAAAGGATCCCAATGCCGCGAACGTGGACGACACCAAAATCGACAATGCCGATCCAAAATCGCAGGGGCTTTTGCCTCGATTTTTGCAGTGGTGCGGCTCGCTTGTCATTCGCGTTGTGATTTCCAGTAATCGCTGGATTCAACGCGGTACCGTTCGATCGCTGGCAGTTGTGCTGGTGATGGTCGGGGCATCGGTGGGGTTGAGCTACCTGTTTTGGCCGAAGGTGGAATATCTGCCATCCGGAAACAGAAACTTCGTATTCTGCAGCGTGTCGCCGCCGCCGGGATACAACATGGACCAGTTGCTGGCCATGGGCACAAAGATCGAAGACGACCTGAAACCGTATTGGAACGCCGATCCAGGAAGTCCGGCTGCGGAGGAACTTGAGTACCCCATCATCAGCTACTACTTTTACGTCGTGCGTGGTCGCCAGGTGTTTATGGGGTTCGAGGCGCAGGACGAAACTCGCGTCCACGAATTGATCCCGCTGATCAAAGAAGTCGCCTCACAGTTCCCTGGCACCATTGCAGTGGCCAAACGCTCCAGCCTGTTTGAGCGAGGACTCACGGGAGGCCGTACGGTGGACATCGAAATCACGGGCCCGGATCTCGAACATCTGGTTACGATTGGTGGCCAGGTTCTAAGCGACGTGAAAGAACTGCTTCCGGATGCGCAAGCGATGCCGCAGCCGAGTTTAGATTTGTCCGGTCCGGAAATCCACATCGAACCACGTCTGATGCAATCATCGGAAATGGGCATCCATGCTTCTGATTTGGGCTACACGGTGGATGCTCTTGTCGATGGGGCTTATGCGGGCGACTACTTTTCCGGCGGTGAAAAAATTGATTTGACGATTGTCGGTCAGCAATCATTCGCCGAGCGAACTCAGAATTTGAACGACCTTCCGATTTCTACCGATCTTGGCCAGCTGGTCCCGCTGTCAGCCGTCGCAGAAATACGACTCAGCAGCGGCCCGGAACAGATCAATCGCCGCGAACGGCAGCGAGCGATCACGATTCAGGTGACACCGCCGGTCACGATGCCGCTGGAAGATGCGATGGCGAAGATCAACGATTCTATCGTGACGCCACTGCACCGCGGTGAGATGCTTGAAGGCGGTTATATGGTGACGCTGTCGGGGACGGCCGACAAACTTCGCGAAGCCTGGGGCGCGTTGAAGTGGAATCTTATATTGGCGCTGGCGATCACATATCTGCTGATGGCAGCGCTGTTCGAATCATGGCTGTACCCGTTTGTGATCATCTTCAGTGTGCCGCTGGGAGCGGTTGGCGGAATTTTGGGACTGACGGTGTTGAACCTGTTCGTGTTCCAGGCACTCGACGTCCTGACGATGCTGGGCTTTGTGATCCTGATTGGCACGGTGGTGAACAATGCAATTCTTATCGTGCATCAGTCACTCAACCACATGAGGGAAGAAGGAATGGATGCGCGCGACGCGATTCCGCTAAGCATCCAGACGCGTATTCGTCCGATCTTCATTACCACGTTGACAACGGTACTCGGACTGCTTCCTCTGGTCGCGTTTCCCGGTGCCGGCAGTGAACTTTATCGCGGACTCGGAAGCGTGGTTCTTGGCGGTTTGCTGATGTCGACTTTGTTCACGCTGTTTTTGGTTCCCACCGTTTTCGTACTGACGCTCGACGCGAAACACGGGCTGGTATCGATCCTGGGCCTGAACGCTGACGACACACCAGCGCTTCCCGTTCCGTCTGTGGCGAAATGA
- a CDS encoding DUF5009 domain-containing protein has protein sequence MSDHPGLTEPAASTQQTTERIVSIDALRGFDMFWIVGGSSIAIELLKNADPESFASRLALQFKHVEWEGFRFYDLIFPLFLFLVGCVLPYSLQKYSGQPTAAYRRLFRRGFLLILLGFVYNDVLQFDFANMRYMHVLQRIGIGYTIAGLI, from the coding sequence ATGTCAGATCATCCGGGACTCACCGAGCCTGCCGCCTCTACGCAGCAAACGACTGAACGCATCGTTTCGATTGATGCTCTACGCGGATTCGACATGTTCTGGATTGTTGGCGGCAGTTCGATTGCCATCGAATTGCTGAAGAACGCCGATCCCGAATCATTTGCAAGCCGTCTGGCGTTGCAGTTCAAACATGTCGAATGGGAAGGCTTTCGGTTTTATGACCTGATCTTTCCTCTGTTTCTGTTCCTGGTCGGGTGCGTGTTGCCGTATTCGCTTCAGAAATACTCAGGGCAGCCGACGGCCGCCTACCGCCGATTGTTTCGTCGCGGCTTTCTGCTGATCCTGCTGGGATTTGTGTACAACGATGTGTTGCAGTTCGACTTTGCCAACATGCGTTACATGCACGTGCTGCAGCGAATTGGAATCGGGTATACGATCGCCGGATTGATTTAA